Proteins encoded in a region of the Saccharomyces eubayanus strain FM1318 chromosome V, whole genome shotgun sequence genome:
- the BEM2 gene encoding GTPase-activating protein BEM2 has translation MKGLLWSKNRKSSTPSASSGSTSTPQKTSAASTTSSSSSPSPSQTTRNSSSGISQYMHSHHHGQGHSHHRGEDSIRDKRKSSIFASSKQHLSTSASQANLGMYRSETNETTSKSVGSTLRDDSASAYSEEVTSNSSSHKSNPPDETPSNKKSSHSKDSLLTSHSSSSSLSPPQSRRSTGTALESSSNTPSTDKNHINNNQNISGGNVTEPKQKNAIHLNPENYDTTVFKTGWVNRSHGQTVATNYNSSITASSSSSSSSSQNLRNDAYSRTRESRFYTGDGSILKNDDNNNNATNDMALSRNSMALDPQMLVPDYRLYRAQLKGCVLNLYKSGLNNSIKFFDPTLPIPNNGIANENQQQKKQQANVQEQGQAQIPKQPIDSASEPIKLDLKYLSEVYPHPDLNLDKDGKITSGTIESLCHAVLFYPNSKHSDISNEKSSSKTHRTIINLLLMFPLIDHFIKFLKIFNQYGLSFTKNKSKLTNNSTQFYNITPGMDDSMTQRLALVAKTILDVFPGFLLDEQMLKATISLLDTISLHNDEISNTLKIKIANKHNELMKLTAFSRSSSSTTTVASARELESILDPSHFLSLDIRALADEVHQVNLKFDKVWAPKFDYSLLYDSKFVNQKIISLNPLVFNNNQNVHFLGRLLISHLFPTNATSIKKMTPKLKAELLNKWVQIGCRFEHLGDMVSWLAVATIICSVPVLRSSSWKYVPDQSLKTIFKDWVPTIIQLERRQRSSRSTSSVFILAPPNLDDDFTRANVISYFGDLLIHADDLPSDTKFKYLEKKINRTKNAFHKWQQRLQSIDSMRNTTSSSNHIKEKDPSTSLIYQLWKFHLAQSPLNIEGIMKLSVQLEPPIVDQKGYSTIGAQRSALVTGSYLPILFNELLPNYSLFPKNTLVGAAGDAKLPPPRSSARLSKSLSISEPIPIISNSHTLSSFMDGTSSATNDNNKVTGIGKIDGPVIKEMSSKQSNKQRLLKSVRDVFNIDMDVFHISDDLVFKSVYDNDGKSRPASMVIETPKRFSQHSSMIINNTATSNQTVRDSMDTTGRLSKTLENMDFFNNIGQVSDSLKESIIHVVLKSSSLDKIFDLLVLTANIFSKLVDTKDLENYYYHQKQRNSSNKGLPDDNVGLLDYAFVKLTMDNDTFTETFFNTYKSFTTTTAVLENMAKRYIGAKSCSVSISKILDRNDDTKLKMTEDANMASSSLGLYNQNFPVWDMKVLDEKNVNPVYMAKIQIGAAEAILHLVKNHYSDFTDDLSSNSTLLDIIKIMEQEVSTEWTRRVANLKLQNTLPEDLIIETENLLVTLTDLFYSIKSVYQKQLYRPIGVNRTQRRITDSLDSFNTFSFTDFNSILEDSSFNDDMIISFQKLNSSNYEDILEWIYQLDNFISKKFNLVSKKDWVVIFQELELLSKESLVSFFNYPLHFKSSKLISSGYLQLDELEISNIFSWISTLTFKDNNGESTLLFKRLPQSIQLLVKLHMSLTTFFLMESSNVNKSNNERLITCKVILQILNYIRWKNGTLDLFDSEDDESPHAICPHIPSFIETAIAHAITSPESRNYEFSWIKASESLSDTTAGNQNLRSINNILEKIDDAHIKSFIEIDNVFSNKSKNLCPCPGWFISRLLEISQFVPNMSITNSKLINFDKRRFVNNIISNILDLIPNEREILFNSEMNDENSSKRNNFGRVLLNDFEDSNKTYRKKTKIVSVSEAKSKRFQERGLFNEILVSEVEKIKREARKLEILFDQERDSKNSAILQQTVPKKNRGSVIIPGNQSPSDNNDNGNKITGQTSPPVVSVLESGNSARNKRGSMASFSTNRSSVVSNSSHNGVSKKIGGFFRRPFSIGGFNTSSSNYSLNSILSQEISSNKSILPSILPEVDSMQLQDMKPSYSLKTFEIKSIMEIINHRNIPAYYYAFKVVMQNGHEYLIQTTNSNDLNEWMKMIKASKRYSFHSKRYKGKTHNKIFGVPLEDVCERENTLIPTIVVKLLEEIELRGLDEVGLYRIPGSIGSINALKNAFDEEGATDNSFTLEDDRWFEVNAIAGCFKMYLRELPDSLFSHAMVNDFTDLAIKYKAHDMSCEEYKGMMNGLLGKLPRCYYQTLRRIVFHLNKVHQHVVNNKMDASNLAIVFSMSFINQEDLASSMGPRLGAVQTILQDFIKNPNDYFGQ, from the coding sequence ATGAAGGGTCTCCTCTGGTCCAAGAACAGAAAATCTTCTACGCCAAGTGCTAGCTCAGGCTCAACTTCCACGCCTCAAAAAACCTCTGCTGCGTCCACAAcgtcgtcttcttcgtcacCGTCGCCCTCCCAGACTACACGAAACTCGTCAAGTGGTATCTCCCAATACATGCATTCCCACCATCATGGTCAGGGACACAGCCACCATAGAGGAGAAGATAGCATTAGGGATAAGAGGAAAAGTTCCATATTTGCATCCTCCAAACAGCACTTATCTACCAGTGCCAGTCAGGCAAACCTGGGAATGTATCGCTCTGAGACAAACGAAACTACGTCAAAAAGCGTTGGTTCTACGCTAAGAGACGATTCTGCATCAGCCTATTCTGAAGAGGTTACTAGCAATTCTTCTAGTCACAAATCCAATCCTCCGGATGAAACGCCTAGCAATAAGAAGAGCTCTCACTCGAAAGACTCGTTATTGACCTCGCactcttcatcttcatctttatctCCTCCTCAATCTCGACGCAGCACTGGAACCGCACTGGAAAGTTCCTCAAATACTCCAAGTACCGACAAGAACCACATTAACAACAACCAGAACATAAGCGGTGGTAACGTGACCGAGCCAAAGCAAAAGAATGCCATTCATTTAAATCCTGAAAATTATGATACAACAGTTTTCAAGACTGGTTGGGTAAACAGATCTCATGGTCAAACCGTCGCAACGAACTACAACAGCTCTATAACGgcctcctcctcctcatCCTCCTCCTCGTCTCAGAACCTGCGTAATGATGCGTATTCAAGGACTAGGGAAAGCAGATTCTATACTGGTGATGGTtcgattttgaaaaacgatgataataacaataatgcAACCAATGATATGGCTTTATCGAGAAATAGTATGGCCTTAGATCCGCAGATGCTGGTGCCCGACTACCGTCTTTATAGAGCCCAGTTGAAAGGTTGTGTTCTGAATTTGTACAAGAGTGGTTTAAACAACAGtattaaatttttcgaTCCGACTTTACCGATTCCAAATAATGGTATAGCAAACGAAAATCAAcagcaaaagaaacaacagGCAAACGTCCAAGAACAAGGACAAGCACAAATTCCAAAGCAACCAATTGATTCTGCAAGCGAGCCGATCAAATtagatttgaaatatttatcTGAAGTTTATCCACATCCAGATCTGAATCTAGATAAAGACGGAAAAATTACATCTGGCACAATCGAAAGTTTATGCCATGCAGTGTTATTTTACCCTAATTCAAAACATTCAGATATATCCAATGAAAAGTCATCGTCAAAAACCCATAGAACTATTATTAATTTGTTGTTAATGTTTCCATTGATAGATcattttattaaatttcTGAAAATATTTAACCAATATGGGCTTTCCTTTACCAAGAATAAATCTAAATTGACAAATAATTCCACCCaattttataatataacTCCTGGTATGGACGACTCCATGACCCAAAGATTAGCTTTAGTCGCAAAAACTATCCTCGATGTATTTCCGGGATTTCTGTTGGATGAGCAGATGCTCAAGGCTACAATATCTTTATTAGACACCATATCCTTGCATAACGATGAAATTTCTAATACTctgaaaatcaaaatcgCCAATAAGCATAACGAATTAATGAAACTAACCGCATTTAGTCGATCCTcatcatcaacaacaacagtaGCATCGGCACGTGAGTTAGAGAGTATTTTAGATCCAAGccattttctctctttaGACATTAGGGCATTGGCTGATGAAGTTCATCAAGTCAATTTAAAATTTGACAAAGTTTGGGCACCAAAATTTGACTATTCTCTGCTTTATGATTCCAAGTTCGttaaccaaaaaataatttcatTAAACCCACTAGTATTTAATAATAACCAAAACGTTCATTTCCTGGGGAGACTACTAATATCACATTTATTCCCAACAAATGCCACatcaattaaaaaaatgacaccAAAACTAAAAGCTGAATTATTAAATAAATGGGTTCAAATCGGTTGCAGATTTGAACATTTAGGTGATATGGTATCATGGCTAGCCGTTGCCACTATTATCTGCTCCGTCCCTGTTTTAAGATCATCTTCATGGAAATATGTGCCCGATCAGTCACTCAAaactattttcaaagattggGTTCCTACCATCATTCAATTAGAAAGGCGACAAAGGTCATCAAGGTCCACAAGCAGTGTCTTCATTCTTGCTCCACCTAACTTAGATGACGATTTTACAAGGGCTAATGTCATTTCTTATTTTGGCGACTTACTAATCCACGCTGATGATTTACCTTCTGATACGAAATTCAAATActtggagaagaaaattaaTAGAACCAAGAATGCTTTCCATAAGTGGCAACAAAGGTTACAATCAATAGACTCTATGAGAAATACAACCAGTTCATCCAATCAtatcaaggaaaaagatCCATCCACCAGCCTTATTTATCAGCTATGGAAATTCCACTTAGCGCAATCTCCGTTAAACATAGAGGGAATAATGAAATTGAGTGTTCAACTTGAACCTCCAATAGTTGACCAAAAAGGATACTCCACAATCGGTGCCCAAAGAAGTGCTTTAGTGACTGGAAGTTATTTACCCATCTTGTTCAATGAATTACTGCCAAATTATTCACTGTTTCCTAAAAATACATTAGTGGGCGCTGCAGGTGATGCAAAATTACCTCCCCCCAGATCTTCGGCCCGCCTCTCGAAATCACTTTCAATTAGCGAACCAATTCCAATTATTTCCAACAGTCACACCTTAAGCTCGTTTATGGATGGCACTTCCAGTGCGACAaatgacaataataaagttACTGGTATTGGTAAAATTGATGGCCCTGTGATTAAAGAAATGTCATCAAAACAGTCAAATAAACAGAGATTATTGAAATCCGTAAGAGATGTATTTAATATTGACATGGACGTGTTTCACATATCGGATGATCTGGTTTTCAAGTCTGTTTACGATAATGATGGTAAATCCCGTCCTGCTAGTATGGTTATAGAAACACCGAAAAGATTTTCACAGCACTCCTCTATGATCATTAACAATACCGCCACTTCAAACCAGACAGTTAGGGATTCCATGGATACCACTGGAAGATTGAGTAAAACCTTAGAAAATatggattttttcaataatattgGACAAGTATCTGATTCATTAAAGGAATCGATAATTCACGTGGTCTTaaaatcatcatcactaGATAAGATATTTGACTTACTAGTATTAACTgccaatattttttcaaaattagtTGATACTAAAGACCTTGAAaactattattatcatcaaaagcaaagaaataGCTCTAATAAAGGACTTCCTGATGACAATGTTGGGCTATTGGACTATGCATTTGTTAAACTAACCATGGATAACGATACTTTTACGGAAACGTTTTTCAATACATACAAAAGTTTCACCACTACAACAGCGGTATTAGAAAACATGGCCAAAAGATACATTGGTGCCAAAAGCTGTAGCGTATCAATCTCCAAGATTCTGGATCGTAATGACGATACAAAACTGAAAATGACAGAGGATGCTAACATggcatcttcatcgttaGGCCTTTataatcaaaattttcctGTATGGGACATGAAGGTTCTcgacgaaaaaaatgtaaaccCTGTTTATATGgccaaaattcaaattggCGCCGCTGAAGCTATACTACACTTGGTGAAAAACCATTACTCTGACTTTACAGACGATTTATCCAGCAACTCCACTCTATTGGACATCATTAAAATTATGGAACAGGAGGTATCTACGGAATGGACCAGAAGAGTCGCCAACCTAAAGTTGCAGAACACTTTACCAGAAGATCTTATTATTGAAACAGAGAATTTATTGGTTACACTAACAGATTTATTTTACAGTATTAAGTCAGTGTACCAAAAGCAGCTTTACAGACCTATTGGTGTCAATAGAACTCAAAGGAGAATAACCGATAGTTTGGATTCATTTAacactttttctttcacaGATTTTAACAGCATCCTTGAAGACTCTTCCTTCAATGATGACATGATtatatcttttcaaaaattaaactCCAGTAACTATGAAGACATACTTGAATGGATATATCAGTTAGACAACTTCATTTCCAAGAAGTTCAATTTAgtatcaaaaaaagattggGTGGTTATTTTCCAGGAGTTAGAACTGCTTTCCAAAGAATCGCtggtttcatttttcaattatcCATTACATTTCAAATCAAGCAAATTGATAAGCTCAGGATATTTACAATTAGATGAacttgaaatttcaaatattttcagTTGGATTTCTACGTTAACTTTTAAGGACAATAATGGAGAGAGCActcttttatttaaaaGATTACCTCAGTCTATTCAATTATTGGTGAAGCTACACATGAGTTTAACCACATTTTTCCTGATGGAATCTTCAAATGTTAATAAGAGCAATAATGAAAGATTGATAACTTGTAAAGTCATTTTAcaaatattgaattatATCCGGTGGAAGAACGGAACTTTAGATTTATTTGATTCAGAGGATGACGAAAGCCCTCACGCTATATGCCCGCATATTCCATCTTTTATTGAAACAGCTATAGCGCATGCTATAACTTCACCCGAGTCAAGAAACTATGAATTTTCTTGGATCAAAGCTTCTGAAAGTCTTTCTGATACTACGGCCGGGAATCAAAATTTAAGATCAATCAATAACattttagaaaaaatagaCGATGCACATATAAAGAGCTTCATTGAGATTGATAATGTATTCAGCAATAAGTCTAAGAATTTATGTCCTTGTCCAGGTTGGTTTATTTCTAGATTATTAGAAATATCGCAGTTTGTTCCCAACATGAGCATTACAAATTCTAAATTAATCAACTTTGATAAAAGGAGATTTGTTAACAATATAATTTCGAATATCTTAGATTTGATCCCTAAcgaaagagaaattttgTTTAATTCTGAGATGAATGACGAAAACTCCtcgaaaagaaataattttGGTCGTGTTTTGTTAAATGACTTCGAAGATTCAAATAAAACGTACAGAAAGAAGACTAAAATTGTATCAGTATCAGAAGCTAAATCAAAGAGGTTTCAAGAGAGAGGACTATTCAATGAAATCTTAGTCagtgaagttgaaaaaattaaaagagaAGCCAGAAAATTGGAGATTTTATTTGATCAAGAAAGGGATTCGAAAAACTCTGCCATCTTACAACAAACTGTGCCCAAGAAAAATAGAGGATCCGTTATTATACCAGGAAATCAAAGCCCAAGTGATAACAACGACAACGGTAATAAAATTACTGGTCAAACATCACCTCCCGTAGTTAGTGTTCTTGAGAGTGGTAATTCAGCAAGGAATAAAAGGGGCTCAATGGCTTCATTTTCGACGAATAGATCATCAGTCGTATCCAATTCCAGTCATAATGGGGtcagtaaaaaaattggtgGATTTTTCAGAAGACCATTTTCAATTGGTGGATTCAACACCTCAAGTTCTAATTATTCATTAAACAGCATATTATCACAAGAGATTTCAAGTAATAAATCTATTTTACCTAGTATATTACCGGAGGTCGATTCGATGCAGTTGCAGGATATGAAACCCAGTTATAGTTTGAAAACatttgaaataaaatcgATAATGGAAATAATCAATCACAGAAATATTCCGGCTTATTATTATGCATTTAAGGTCGTTATGCAAAATGGCCACGAATATTTAATTCAAACGACTAATTCCAATGATCTCAATGAatggatgaagatgatcaAGGCCTCCAAGAGGTATTCGTTCCATTCCAAGAGATATAAGGGTAAGACACACAACAAGATATTTGGAGTTCCATTAGAAGATGTTTGTGAGAGAGAGAATACATTAATTCCTACAATTGTTGTGAAATTActggaagaaattgaactACGTGGGTTGGACGAGGTAGGGCTATATAGGATTCCCGGTTCCATTGGTAGTATCAATGCATTGAAGAACGCATTTGACGAAGAAGGTGCCACCGATAACTCCTTCACCTTAGAGGATGACAGATGGTTTGAAGTGAATGCCATCGCAGGATGTTTCAAGATGTATTTGAGAGAGCTACCGGACTCCCTTTTCTCACATGCAATGGTAAACGATTTTACTGATTTAGCCATAAAATACAAAGCGCATGATATGTCCTGTGAAGAATACAAGGGAATGATGAATGGACTACTGGGAAAGCTACCTAGGTGCTACTATCAAACTTTGAGAAGAATAGTGTTCCACTTGAATAAAGTACATCAGCATGTTGTTAATAATAAGATGGACGCATCTAATTTGGCTATTGTGTTTTCCATGAGTTTTATCAATCAAGAAGATTTGGCGAGTAGCATGGGGCCCAGGTTGGGGGCAGTTCAAACCATTCTCCAGGATTTCATCAAGAATCCAAATGACTACTTTGGACAGTAA
- the OXA1 gene encoding membrane insertase OXA1 produces MFKLTSRLATSRLAVSSRLGFAHTVVSPRAISPWISLPVKRFNSTGPNGNDVSEIQTQLPSIDELTSSSASLSASTSDLIANTTQTVGELSSHIGYLNSIGLAQTWYWPSDIIQHVLESVHVYSGLPWWGTIAATTILIRCLLFPLYIKSSDTVARNSHIKPELDALNNKLMSTTDLQQGQLVAMQRKKLLSSHGIKNRWLAAPMLQIPIALGFFNALRHMANYPVDGFTNQGAAWFPDLTLADPYLGLQVITAAVFISFTRLGGETGAQQFSSPMKRLFTILPIISIPATMNLSSAVVLYFAFNGAFSVLQTLVLRNKWVRSKLKITEVAKPRPPIPGASSTENMGIFQSMKHNIQKARDQAERRQLMQDKEKKLQEDFKEKRLNSKVKIVHKSNFINNKN; encoded by the coding sequence ATGTTCAAACTCACCTCTCGACTCGCCACGTCTAGGCTCGCTGTCTCCTCCAGACTGGGCTTTGCCCACACCGTAGTATCGCCCCGAGCCATCTCGCCATGGATCTCTTTACCGGTTAAAAGATTCAACTCCACAGGCCCGAACGGCAACGACGTGTCCGAAATCCAGACCCAGTTGCCCTCCATCGATGAATTGACCTCGTCGTCCGCGTCTCTTTCTGCTTCCACCTCGGACCTTATCGCCAACACCACCCAAACCGTGGGCGAGCTGTCCTCCCACATAGGGTACCTTAACAGCATCGGCCTGGCCCAGACCTGGTACTGGCCCTCCGACATCATTCAGCATGTCTTGGAGAGCGTCCACGTGTACTCGGGCCTGCCCTGGTGGGGCACTATCGCTGCCACCACCATCCTCATAAGGTGCCTCTTGTTCCCCCTATACATCAAATCCTCGGACACCGTTGCGAGAAACTCCCACATCAAGCCCGAGCTGGACGCCCTGAACAACAAGCTGATGTCCACCACGGACCTGCAACAGGGCCAACTGGTCGCCAtgcaaaggaaaaaactgCTCTCTTCGCACGGCATCAAGAACAGGTGGCTAGCCGCCCCCATGCTGCAAATACCTATTGCTCTCGGGTTCTTTAACGCCCTGAGACACATGGCCAACTACCCGGTAGATGGATTCACCAACCAAGGTGCCGCCTGGTTCCCAGATCTGACTCTCGCAGACCCTTACTTGGGCCTACAAGTCATTACCGCCGCAGTGTTCATTTCATTCACGAGGCTGGGTGGCGAGACCGGTGCTCAACAGTTCAGCTCCCCAATGAAGCGTCTTTTCACCATCCTGCCCATCATTTCCATCCCGGCCACAATGAACCTGTCGTCCGCCGTCGTGCTTTACTTCGCCTTCAACGGGGCCTTTTCCGTCCTACAAACACTTGTCTTGAGAAACAAGTGGGTCCGGTCCAAGTTAAAGATTACAGAAGTGGCCAAACCAAGACCCCCCATCCCTGGCGCTTCATCAACGGAAAATATGGGCATTTTCCAGTCCATGAAACATAATATCCAAAAGGCAAGAGATCAGGCAGAAAGAAGACAACTAATGCaagacaaggaaaaaaaattacaagaagACTTTAAGGAGAAAAGATTGAACTCAAAAGTTAAAATCGTTCACAAATCGAATTTCattaataacaaaaattaa